The following are encoded in a window of Pseudalgibacter alginicilyticus genomic DNA:
- a CDS encoding glycoside hydrolase family 3 N-terminal domain-containing protein has translation MIRHKIKKHIQKFTPILVLCLIGFGFSNLSEKKYIQKDLPIDVRVENLLSQMTLEEKVAQMRMFHSGLGVGLNKRDSLAFSKGVKERLNYGIAGIKSPGDRYSPERAAELNNQLQEFVIKNNRLGIPAFFVTESYSGVDAHGCTQFGRPISLSSSWNTKLVKEVYDIIGREARYRGLHLTHSPEADIARDPRFGRMSETFGEDTHLVSEMIVSAVSGLQGDSLGLESTHIGAVTKHFAGYAQVSGGKNFASVEISPRTLIDEILPPFKAAVVEANTLGIMASHGDINGIASHANPELLTNILRNDWGFKGYVVSDANDVGRLHYFMKVAETPEDAVRLALVAGVDIDLYADDAYALLPKMVETEPALLEYIDQAVRRVLRTKFVLGLFDNPYTDVQKAKEMTRNDAAKALAKKADEESIILLKNENTLLPLNRNKKRTIALVGPVIDSKTKAAFEKIAGTDIDFIEEKGFNLTNGDGVTPILTPKSETLKGIQQIVDKAKQSDVIVLFVGDDKYTSKEAYFSGGLGDRDNIDPVGQQDDLLLALKKIGKPVIVALKHRRTLSINIIAAHADAVLDCWELSEFGDEAIAKILFGDVTPSGKLPVTVPRNIGQMPIHYSQKEINFKKSYLFSESTPLYAFGYGLSYTTFKYSNLQLSETKGNTTSTIKVSVEIKNTGTRSGKEVVQLYIKDIAGSVVRPMKELKGFKKIELEPGESQKISFAITPEMLKLTGLDMKQTVEPGQFEVQIGGASNDVLISSFNIEK, from the coding sequence ATGATTCGTCACAAAATTAAAAAACACATTCAAAAATTTACACCTATTCTGGTACTTTGCCTTATAGGATTTGGCTTTAGTAATTTATCGGAAAAAAAGTATATACAAAAGGACTTACCCATAGATGTTCGGGTTGAAAATTTATTGTCTCAGATGACTTTAGAAGAAAAAGTCGCTCAAATGAGAATGTTTCACTCAGGATTAGGAGTTGGTTTAAATAAAAGGGATAGTCTTGCGTTTTCAAAAGGAGTAAAAGAAAGGTTAAATTATGGAATTGCAGGAATTAAAAGTCCTGGAGACAGGTATAGCCCAGAAAGAGCTGCTGAACTTAACAATCAATTACAGGAATTTGTAATAAAGAATAATAGGTTAGGGATTCCAGCTTTTTTTGTTACAGAATCGTATAGTGGGGTGGATGCGCATGGATGCACACAATTTGGACGTCCCATTTCGTTATCCTCTAGTTGGAATACAAAATTAGTAAAAGAAGTCTATGATATTATTGGACGCGAAGCACGATATCGTGGATTGCATTTGACACATTCTCCCGAAGCTGATATAGCACGTGATCCACGTTTTGGTCGTATGAGTGAAACTTTTGGAGAGGATACGCATTTGGTTTCAGAAATGATAGTGAGTGCTGTTTCCGGGCTTCAAGGTGATAGTTTAGGGCTTGAAAGTACACATATAGGTGCTGTTACTAAACATTTTGCAGGTTATGCTCAGGTTTCAGGGGGTAAAAACTTTGCGTCTGTAGAGATTTCTCCAAGAACATTGATAGATGAAATTTTGCCACCATTTAAAGCGGCAGTTGTAGAAGCTAATACTTTGGGTATTATGGCTTCACATGGTGATATAAATGGTATTGCTAGTCATGCAAATCCTGAGTTATTGACGAATATTTTAAGAAATGATTGGGGGTTTAAAGGTTATGTAGTTTCTGATGCAAATGATGTTGGAAGATTACATTATTTCATGAAAGTGGCAGAAACACCTGAAGATGCGGTAAGACTTGCTTTAGTAGCTGGAGTAGATATAGATTTATATGCTGATGATGCTTATGCACTTTTGCCTAAAATGGTTGAAACTGAGCCAGCTCTTTTGGAATATATTGATCAGGCAGTGCGTCGCGTATTGCGAACCAAATTTGTTTTAGGGCTATTTGATAATCCATACACCGATGTTCAAAAAGCGAAGGAAATGACTCGTAATGATGCTGCTAAAGCATTAGCAAAAAAAGCAGATGAAGAATCTATTATTTTATTAAAAAATGAAAATACATTACTTCCTTTAAACCGAAACAAAAAAAGAACCATTGCCTTGGTAGGTCCAGTTATAGATTCAAAAACTAAAGCAGCATTTGAAAAAATTGCAGGAACTGATATTGATTTTATTGAAGAAAAAGGTTTTAATTTGACCAATGGTGACGGAGTAACCCCAATTTTAACACCTAAAAGTGAAACTTTAAAAGGTATACAACAGATTGTTGATAAAGCAAAACAATCAGATGTAATAGTATTGTTTGTTGGTGATGATAAGTATACGTCTAAAGAAGCCTATTTTAGTGGTGGTTTGGGAGATCGTGATAATATTGATCCTGTAGGACAACAAGATGATTTACTACTTGCATTAAAAAAAATAGGAAAACCCGTTATTGTAGCATTAAAACATCGTAGAACGCTTTCAATTAATATTATTGCAGCGCATGCCGATGCAGTTCTTGATTGCTGGGAACTTAGTGAATTTGGAGATGAGGCCATAGCTAAAATACTTTTTGGTGATGTAACACCTTCTGGGAAATTGCCCGTTACAGTACCTCGGAATATTGGACAAATGCCAATACATTACAGTCAAAAGGAAATAAATTTCAAGAAAAGTTATCTGTTTTCAGAAAGTACACCTTTATACGCTTTTGGATATGGATTGAGTTATACAACATTTAAATATTCAAATCTCCAACTTTCGGAAACAAAAGGTAATACAACGTCTACTATTAAAGTTAGTGTTGAGATTAAAAATACAGGAACTCGTTCAGGAAAAGAGGTAGTTCAACTTTATATAAAAGATATTGCAGGTTCGGTAGTCAGACCTATGAAGGAATTGAAAGGGTTTAAAAAAATAGAGTTGGAACCTGGAGAGTCTCAAAAAATAAGCTTTGCTATTACGCCTGAAATGCTTAAACTAACAGGGTTGGATATGAAGCAGACGGTTGAACCTGGCCAATTTGAAGTCCAAATTGGAGGTGCTTCTAACGATGTATTAATAAGTTCATTTAATATTGAAAAATAA
- a CDS encoding glycoside hydrolase family 95 protein: MKQVLSIFVLGLFGLVSCKNLNEVKNSTSDKNNKSLVLWYDTPAANWNEALPLGNGRLGAMVYGNPEHENIQLNENTLWAGGPHRNDNPKAKEALSEVRELLFKEKYNEAHRLANEKFISKTSHGMPYETVGNLRLNFENQENFSNYYRELDIENAINTTSYTVDGVTYKREIFTSFSDQVIVMKITANEEGAISFRATMDRPEPAKVSVYTEDNDVLVMTGFGGDNNFRLSKNTPAIEGKVEFDSRVKIVPEGGKIMAGNSQLSVSKANSVTLYISVATNFVNYHDISADPHNKAKKYIADAEIKDYSQLINDHSKFYKKYFNRVSLDLGESESAKNSTDVRIKEFSTGNDPSLATLYFQFGRYLLISSSQPGGQAANLQGIWNKDLTPPWKSAYTVNINTEMNYWPAEVTNLTEMHEPLIQLVKDLSVTGRETAQVMYGADGWVTHHNTDLWRISGPVDGATWGMWPTGGTWLSQHLWDKYIFNGDLEYLKSVYPAMKGASEFLLSVLIPEPKNDWLVIAPSISPEHGPSIRSKNVTIEAGTTMDNQLVFDMFTKTIRAAKILNIDTELISKMENTLKKLPPMKVGQHNQLQEWMQDLDDPKDDHRHVSHLYGLYPSNLISPYRHPELFQGAKNTLIQRGDPSTGWSMNWKINLWARLLDGNHAYKLMGDQIKLVGRPDSPKGGGTYANMLDAHPPFQIDGNFGFTSGLTEMLVQSHDGAIHLIPALPDVWDTGKVSGLRARGGFEIVDLEWENGSVVKAVIRSNLGGNLRIRSYNELVSNQMISLAKGTNSNPFYQVPEIKPPLISELAQLKELELKTSYLYDIKTIAGEEIIVTSK; the protein is encoded by the coding sequence ATGAAACAGGTGTTAAGTATTTTTGTTTTGGGGTTATTTGGATTGGTAAGTTGTAAAAATCTAAATGAAGTAAAAAACTCAACCAGTGATAAAAATAATAAGTCATTGGTTTTATGGTATGATACGCCTGCTGCTAATTGGAATGAGGCACTTCCATTAGGAAATGGTAGGTTAGGAGCTATGGTTTATGGAAATCCAGAACATGAAAACATTCAATTGAATGAAAATACGCTTTGGGCTGGTGGACCTCATAGAAACGATAACCCTAAAGCTAAAGAAGCGCTTTCGGAAGTTAGGGAATTATTATTTAAAGAAAAATATAATGAAGCCCATCGTTTGGCGAATGAGAAGTTTATTTCTAAAACATCACACGGCATGCCTTATGAAACAGTGGGTAATTTAAGGTTGAATTTTGAAAATCAAGAAAACTTTTCAAATTACTATCGTGAGTTGGATATTGAAAATGCTATTAACACTACTTCCTATACTGTAGACGGTGTTACGTACAAACGTGAAATTTTTACTTCTTTTTCCGATCAGGTGATTGTAATGAAAATTACAGCGAATGAAGAAGGAGCAATCAGTTTCAGAGCTACAATGGATCGACCAGAGCCTGCAAAAGTTTCAGTATATACTGAGGACAATGATGTATTGGTTATGACAGGGTTTGGAGGAGATAATAATTTTAGATTATCAAAAAATACTCCAGCTATTGAGGGTAAGGTAGAGTTTGATTCTCGTGTAAAAATAGTTCCAGAAGGCGGAAAGATAATGGCAGGAAACAGTCAGTTAAGCGTTTCAAAAGCAAACAGTGTAACACTTTACATTTCCGTTGCTACTAATTTTGTAAACTATCACGATATTAGTGCTGATCCTCATAATAAAGCTAAAAAGTATATTGCTGATGCTGAAATTAAAGATTACAGTCAGTTAATAAACGATCATTCTAAGTTTTATAAAAAATATTTTAACAGAGTTTCCTTAGATTTAGGAGAATCGGAATCTGCTAAAAATTCAACAGATGTAAGGATTAAAGAATTTAGTACAGGGAATGACCCCAGTTTGGCAACTTTATATTTTCAATTTGGACGTTACCTTTTAATATCCTCTTCTCAACCTGGAGGACAAGCTGCCAATTTACAAGGAATATGGAATAAAGATTTAACCCCACCATGGAAAAGTGCTTATACGGTTAATATTAATACAGAAATGAATTATTGGCCAGCTGAGGTAACTAATTTGACAGAAATGCATGAGCCTTTAATTCAATTGGTAAAAGATCTTTCAGTTACTGGAAGGGAAACTGCACAAGTTATGTATGGAGCCGATGGATGGGTAACGCACCATAATACAGATTTATGGAGAATTTCGGGTCCTGTAGATGGTGCTACTTGGGGCATGTGGCCAACTGGCGGAACTTGGTTGTCACAACATTTATGGGATAAGTATATATTTAATGGTGATTTAGAATATTTAAAATCGGTATATCCTGCCATGAAAGGAGCCTCAGAATTTCTCTTAAGTGTTTTAATACCAGAACCTAAAAATGATTGGTTGGTAATTGCACCTTCAATTTCTCCAGAACATGGTCCTAGTATCCGTTCAAAAAATGTGACAATTGAGGCAGGAACCACCATGGATAATCAATTGGTGTTTGATATGTTCACCAAAACCATTCGTGCAGCTAAAATTTTAAATATTGATACAGAATTAATTTCTAAAATGGAAAATACATTAAAAAAGTTGCCTCCAATGAAAGTAGGACAGCATAATCAATTACAAGAATGGATGCAAGATTTAGATGATCCAAAGGATGATCACCGTCACGTTTCTCATTTATACGGATTATATCCTTCAAATTTAATTTCACCTTATAGACATCCCGAATTGTTTCAAGGAGCAAAAAACACTTTAATCCAGCGGGGAGATCCTTCTACAGGATGGTCTATGAATTGGAAAATTAATTTATGGGCGCGTTTATTAGATGGAAACCATGCTTATAAATTAATGGGTGACCAAATTAAATTAGTGGGAAGACCAGATTCCCCAAAAGGAGGAGGAACTTATGCTAATATGCTTGATGCGCATCCACCATTTCAAATTGATGGCAATTTTGGATTCACGTCTGGTTTAACTGAAATGTTAGTGCAAAGCCACGATGGAGCTATTCACTTAATTCCAGCTTTACCAGATGTTTGGGATACAGGTAAAGTTTCTGGTTTACGTGCTCGTGGTGGTTTTGAAATTGTAGATTTAGAATGGGAAAATGGTAGTGTGGTAAAAGCCGTAATACGCTCAAATTTAGGAGGAAATTTGCGTATTCGTTCTTATAATGAGTTAGTTTCTAATCAAATGATTTCTTTAGCTAAAGGCACTAATAGTAATCCTTTTTATCAAGTACCAGAAATTAAACCACCTTTAATTTCAGAATTAGCTCAATTAAAAGAATTGGAATTAAAAACATCATATTTATATGACATTAAAACTATAGCGGGAGAAGAAATTATTGTAACTTCCAAATGA
- a CDS encoding right-handed parallel beta-helix repeat-containing protein, translating to MNLSLFKIVFLLIWVFSISLSAQSTIYVSSLVELSEAVQKSNQNIILKPGRYNLTELPKGYRKILCSGSNNTIDLSGVFVNAPVGSTKQSYITISGHQNTFRGGTFEDTYVNKLEEVTDFSAYNQERTTLAYGLKGQAVLDITGDDNTVINTKLTVRGSFPYGYGSIYGIGRDNVFGLDKRCGILINGKRNTIDSCEVQQRAFGHGIYMQKPADKSVIKNTLVEGRMRPSADLYTETNPKDLPVRSKYKIKGKPIPKDIMYPLSEDGIRVYTHGGSVTVENCTVKKMRGGIRVYLASSATVINSVAIDCGATNFNLPKHGKITKSSGNFTYGPLSDFRLSKSNQDIELTILPSPHAVGPHNVADILGSNHNIVFHRTKGPIDTDLRPIVVKDNNSTIRNETEYPVILESSSSGNTVVSFGKVTDYGTNNKVTHIEKTKNRNK from the coding sequence ATGAATTTAAGTTTATTTAAAATTGTTTTTTTATTAATATGGGTTTTTAGTATCTCTCTTTCTGCACAGAGTACAATTTATGTATCCTCATTAGTAGAGTTGAGCGAAGCAGTCCAGAAAAGTAATCAAAATATTATATTAAAACCAGGGCGCTATAACTTGACTGAACTTCCAAAAGGTTACAGAAAAATTCTTTGTTCAGGTTCTAATAACACAATTGATTTGTCAGGTGTTTTTGTAAATGCTCCGGTAGGTTCTACAAAGCAAAGCTATATTACCATTTCAGGTCACCAAAATACTTTTAGAGGAGGAACTTTTGAAGATACGTATGTAAACAAACTTGAAGAGGTAACAGATTTTAGTGCTTACAATCAAGAACGCACTACTTTGGCTTATGGGTTAAAAGGTCAAGCTGTGTTAGATATTACTGGTGATGATAATACAGTTATAAATACAAAGTTAACGGTAAGAGGTTCATTTCCGTATGGATATGGTAGTATTTATGGTATTGGACGCGATAACGTATTTGGATTAGATAAACGTTGTGGCATATTAATTAATGGCAAACGAAATACTATAGATAGTTGCGAGGTGCAACAAAGAGCATTTGGACACGGTATTTATATGCAAAAACCTGCCGATAAATCAGTCATAAAAAACACGCTTGTAGAAGGAAGAATGCGACCAAGTGCTGATTTGTACACGGAAACAAATCCTAAAGACTTACCAGTTAGATCTAAATATAAAATAAAAGGAAAACCAATTCCAAAGGACATTATGTATCCGCTTTCAGAAGATGGTATAAGAGTGTATACCCATGGTGGTAGTGTTACAGTTGAAAATTGTACCGTTAAAAAAATGAGAGGTGGTATTAGAGTTTATTTGGCTTCTAGTGCTACCGTTATTAATTCGGTAGCCATTGATTGTGGAGCTACCAATTTTAATTTGCCTAAACACGGAAAAATAACTAAGTCGTCAGGAAATTTTACTTACGGCCCTTTAAGTGATTTTAGATTATCTAAATCAAATCAAGATATTGAATTAACTATATTACCATCACCTCATGCAGTTGGGCCTCATAATGTTGCTGATATTTTGGGTAGTAATCACAATATTGTCTTTCATCGAACGAAAGGTCCTATTGATACAGATCTGCGTCCTATTGTAGTAAAAGACAATAATTCCACCATCAGAAATGAAACAGAATACCCAGTTATTTTAGAATCATCTTCTAGTGGAAATACAGTTGTTAGCTTTGGTAAAGTTACTGACTATGGAACAAATAATAAAGTAACACACATTGAGAAAACTAAGAATAGAAATAAATAG
- a CDS encoding alpha/beta hydrolase fold domain-containing protein has protein sequence MRNDIQNKITKMMNNRFIILMLVFGSQPFIFGQSLEEQEILDTFSNKETVAYKTIDGQVLDMTIFYPEVNKIQQENPWMLHIHGGGWAGGSKYNILKKAFLGTLKSLLDEGVICITIQYRLARGNTNAYDAVIDAKDATRFLLKNAKKYKLNKKYYGIWGGSAGGHLSLVTALGKDSDFKGDIGLVDYVPNFRCIVAYFPFTSCVNPEIRPNSIFEDETLFVRLLGAPLSEKSELATLLSPTELLQKNSPPILLLHGDNDTILPIINSTYMLEVAKEKKADVELLTIKNAAHSFHGENISPTIKELNNYATNFILFHLK, from the coding sequence ATGAGAAATGATATCCAAAATAAAATAACCAAAATGATGAATAACAGATTTATAATTTTAATGTTAGTTTTTGGATCTCAGCCATTCATTTTTGGACAATCTCTGGAAGAACAAGAAATTCTTGATACATTCAGTAATAAAGAGACCGTTGCATACAAAACAATAGATGGACAAGTACTGGATATGACCATTTTTTATCCAGAAGTAAATAAAATACAGCAAGAGAATCCATGGATGCTACATATCCATGGTGGTGGTTGGGCAGGAGGGAGCAAATATAATATATTAAAAAAAGCATTTTTAGGGACTTTGAAATCTCTTCTTGATGAAGGGGTAATTTGTATTACTATCCAATATCGTTTAGCTCGTGGCAATACAAATGCTTATGATGCTGTGATAGATGCTAAAGATGCAACAAGATTTCTCTTGAAAAATGCAAAAAAATATAAATTAAATAAGAAGTATTATGGTATTTGGGGTGGTTCTGCTGGTGGACATTTAAGTTTAGTAACAGCTTTAGGGAAAGATTCAGATTTTAAAGGAGATATAGGTTTAGTGGATTATGTTCCTAATTTTAGATGCATAGTTGCATATTTTCCTTTTACTTCTTGCGTGAATCCAGAAATAAGGCCCAACTCTATTTTTGAAGATGAGACACTTTTTGTTCGTCTTTTAGGTGCGCCATTAAGTGAAAAATCAGAATTGGCTACATTGCTCAGTCCAACTGAACTTTTACAAAAAAACAGTCCGCCAATTTTATTATTGCATGGTGATAATGACACCATACTTCCAATAATAAATTCAACATATATGTTGGAGGTGGCTAAAGAAAAAAAAGCAGATGTAGAATTGTTGACTATAAAAAATGCAGCACATAGTTTTCATGGCGAAAATATTTCGCCCACTATTAAGGAGCTTAACAATTATGCTACCAATTTTATACTGTTTCATTTAAAATAG